One genomic segment of Desmodus rotundus isolate HL8 chromosome 5, HLdesRot8A.1, whole genome shotgun sequence includes these proteins:
- the LIPT2 gene encoding octanoyl-[acyl-carrier-protein]:protein N-octanoyltransferase LIPT2, mitochondrial: MKQPVVRLVRLGRVPYAELLARQERWLRLLQAEPAAEALPRTEAGVLLLCEPAGPVYTAGLRGGLTPEEATRLRALGAEVHATGRGGLATFHGPGQLLCHPVLDLRRLGLRLRTHVAALEACAVRLCELQGLRGARARPPPYTGVWLGEQKICAIGVRCGRHITSHGQALNCCTDLRWFEHIVPCGLVGTGVTSLSKELQRHVTVDEVIPPFLEAFKETYKCTLISEDSSS, translated from the exons ATGAAACAACCCGTGGTCCGGCTCGTCCGGCTGGGTCGGGTGCCGTACGCCGAGCTACTGGCACGGCAGGAGCGCTGGCTACGGCTGCTGCAGGCGGAGCCGGCCGCCGAGGCCCTGCCGAGGACTGAGGCGGGCGTGCTCCTGCTTTGCGAGCCCGCGGGGCCCGTGTACACGGCTGGGCTGCGGGGCGGCCTGACGCCCGAGGAGGCGACGCGGCTACGGGCCTTGGGCGCCGAGGTGCACGCCACAGGCCGCGGCGGTCTGGCCACCTTCCATGGTCCCGGCCAGCTCCTTTGCCATCCAGTACTCGACCTGCGGCGCCTGGGCCTGCGCCTGCGCACCCACGTTGCGGCGCTGGAGGCGTGCGCCGTGCGCCTGTGCGAGCTCCAGGGTTTGCGGGGCGCCCGCGCGCGGCCACCGCCTTACACTGGCGTCTGGCTGGGCGAGCAAAAGATCTGCGCGATCG GAGTCCGCTGTGGAAGGCACATCACGTCCCACGGCCAGGCTTTGAACTGTTGCACAGACCTCAGGTGGTTTGAGCACATTGTGCCCTGCGGGCTGGTTGGGACAGGCGTCACTTCCCTGAGTAAGGAGCTCCAGAGGCACGTCACAGTGGATGAAGTTATACCACCTTTCCTTGAGGCCTTTAAGGAGACGTACAAGTGCACCTTGATCTCAGAGGACAGTTCCAGCTGA